ACCGTTCTCAGGAAGTTGTAGATGCGATGAAAAAATCAGGATGCGTATATATGGTGGCTATCGGAGGAGCCGGGGCATTAATAAGTCAGAGTATCAAAAAATATGAAGTTTTGGCTTATGAGGATCTTGGTCCAGAAGCTATAGCAAGAATAACTATTGAGGATTTTCCTGCGATAGTAGCGATAGATAGCGATGGAAACAATTTTTATGAAGTAGGGCAAGCGCCATATAAAAAGATTTAATAATATCCAAGACAAAGCGTATCGGTTAGTCTGATGCGCTTTTCTAATGGCTCTGGAGAGAAAAATTTACACTTTTCTATATAAATTCTATAGCCGTAATCAAGTCCTAAGTCATCATAAAATTTCTTTAAATTTATAAATTTTATTCCGCAAATTTCTCTTATATCAAAAAGTTTATATAAATTTGAATTATTTTTTTTCACTAGATGAGATGGTGCAAGTCCGGTAAATGAACAAAAAGAGCTTGTTAAAACTAGTCCCTCAAGCCCACTGCAATCTTTGATAATATGCTCAAATTTAT
This Campylobacter sp. RM16189 DNA region includes the following protein-coding sequences:
- a CDS encoding cysteine permease; translated protein: MMNIVLAPNEFLDGYVLGCEFAKLANISSNAYLFWKGVVSAKFEHSRIVFLKYKTIPHKFEHIIKDCSGLEGLVLTSSFCSFTGLAPSHLVKKNNSNLYKLFDIREICGIKFINLKKFYDDLGLDYGYRIYIEKCKFFSPEPLEKRIRLTDTLCLGYY